GAGCACGAGGAACGCCTCCGCGTACGGGGAATGGGCGGTCGCCTCGCGCACGCGCCGCCAGTCGATCTGCTCGCGCAACGCCCGCGCGAACGGCAGCAGCTCGCTGAAGTCGCAGCGGTGGCCGTCCAGCACGAGCAGCTTGCTGATCATCACCTCGGTCGCGGGCATCACCGGCAACGTCACCGACCCGACGGCCAGCTCCTCGGCCCGGGACAGCGTCTCGTCGGTCACCGGCCACTCGTTCGGGCGGAACAGCAGGTCCACCAGCGAGTCGCCGTCGTAGACCTTCAGCAGCCAGTCCTCGGGCGCGTCGGCGGCTCTCATGCCCGCCGCGACCAACGCGCTCACCGCCGGCTTGGCGTCCTCCTCGCGGACCAGGATGTCCACGTCGTGCTCGGTCGCCGGACCACCCCGCGCGTAGACGGCGCAACCGCCGGACAACGCGAACGGGATCTGCTGCTCGCGCAACACCTTCGCGACCTTGGTCAAGGTGCGCAACAACTGGTCTTGAACGCCGCTCATGGTCCTGACTACCCCGAGCCACCAGGCTTCACACGGGTCCACCCGGGTACCCGACGCCCATGACAGCAACCCCTCCCGACCCGGACCCGGCCCGCACCCCCGGCCTGGAACCCGGTGGCGGCGTCGCACCCGGCGACACCCCTCCGGAATCGGGTCAGACGTCAGGCGTGTCCCACCACGAGCCGCAGCCCTCGCGGGGCCGCAACATCGCCGCGCTGGTCGTGGTCCTGCTGCTGACCGCGCTGGCGCTCGGCTTCGTGGTTGCCCAGGTGATGGGCTGGTCGAACCTGTTCTAGGGCTTGAGCGGCGGGCTGGCGGACACGCCCTCCTTGCGCCCGAGGCCGTCGAGCAGTTCGTTCAGGACGTCCCGCGCGTTGTGGCGGGGCGTCCAGCCCAGCTCGTCGCGCGCCCGGGTCGTGTCCAGCAGGGGCGAGGTCAGGGCGAGGTCCACCCAACCGTGCGAGGTCGGTTGGAGGTGGGCCAACCACGTCAACCGGGCCGCCGTGCGCAGGGCGAGCGGCGGGATGGGCACGTGCCGCGACCGCATGACCTCGGCCAGCACCTGGGGCGTGATCACCGGGTCGGAGGCGAGGTTCACCGCTCCCCCGAGCTTCTTCCGCAACACCAGCACCAAGGCTTCGGCCACGTCGTCGCTGTGCACGAACTGCAGCACCATGCTCTTCGGCAACGGCAGGATCGGCACGTTCAGCTTGAACAGCAGGTGCGGCACCAACGGCCCCAGGAAGTACCGCTTGACCTCCGCCGCCGCGTCCGGCTGGAGGATCAGGGACGGGCGCACGCGCGTCACCGTCATGGTCGGGTGCTCGCGCTCGATCCGGTCCAACTGGTGCTCCACGGCCGACTTGTGGCGGCTGTAGTAGGACGTCGACACCCCGTCCGTCGGCCAGCTCTCGTCCTTGAGCCCGTTCTTGGCAGCCGGCGAGTACGCGCCCACCGACGACATGTGCACCAGGTGCGGCACGCCCGCCTTCAGCGCGGCCCGGAAGACGCTGTCGCTGCCGGCCACGTTGGTCCGGTACATCATCGGCTCGTCGTGGCTCGGCTGGATCAGCCACGCCAGGTGCACGACGGCGTCGGCCCCGCGCATGACGTCGGCCAACGGCTCCTCCGCGCCGGGCTTGGCGATGTCCACCGGTGTCCAGGCGATGTCGTAGGGCGGTTCGGGCTCGGGTGGACGGCGGGAGACGCCGTGCACGGTGGTGTCCGGTTCCTCGGCCAGCCTGCGCAACAGGGCGGTACCCACGTTGCCGGTGGCGCCCGTGACGACGATCCTCATGCCGGACCGGTTACCCGCGCTGGGGCCGGGCGCAACCCACGGGAGGGGCACGCGTGTTCGCAGCGGCGGGATGGGGACTGCTGGCCGGGTCGGCGCTGCTGGTGGGGGCGCTGCTGGGCTACCTGGTGCGGGTGCCGGCCGGGGTGATCGCCGCCGTGATGGGGTTCGGCAGCGGCGTGCTGATGTCGGCGGTGGCGTTCGACCTGATCGACGAGGCCCACGACCTGGGCGGCCTGGTGCCCACGGCGGGCGGCGCGGCCACCGGCGCGGTCGTCTACACGGCGGCGAACGTCTACCTGGCCTCACGCGGTGCCCGCCACCGCAAGCGTTCCGGCGGTCAGCAGCCCAGCGAGTCGGAACAGGCCGGGTCGGGCACGGCCATCGCCATCGGGGCTCTGCTGGACGGCATCCCCGAGTCGGTCGTCATCGGCGCGAGCCTGATCGGCGGTGGCGGCGTGAGCGCGGTGACGGTCGCGGCGGTGTTCATCAGCAACGTGCCCGAGGGCTTGTCCAGCGCCGCCGGTATGCGCCAAGCCGGCCGCAGCCGGGTGTACGTGTTCGGGCTGTGGACGGCGATCGCGCTGGTCAGCGGCTTGGCGGCGATGCTGGGCAACGTGGCCCTGGCGGGCGCGGACCCGGCGTGGCTGGCCGGGATCACGGCGTTCGCGGGTGGGGCGATCCTGGCGATGATCGCGGACACCATGATCCCGGAGGCCTTCGAGGACGCCCACCTGCTGGTCGGACTGGTGACGGTCGCGGGCTTCCTGACCGCCTTCGCCCTCTCCCACACCTGACCACCCGCTTTTCGGCGCGCGAAGCGCGCGGTGGTTCCCAACCACAGGTGGAGGGCCTCGGTTCCCCCGCCGTATGGCCTGCCCGAAGGGCTACCACATTTTGGGCCGGGTGCAGCCAAATTTTTTGCGAGGAACGAGCCAAAAATTTCGCGGCACCCGGCCCAAAATGTGGTCGGCTCCGCCAGGCCATACGGCGGGGGAACCGACGCCCTTCACCCCCCGCTGGCGGCCTGCCGCGCGGCGAGCGCCGCTTGTCATCTTTTCATCTTTCGATCTTTTGATCTTTTGATCTTGAGCGCGCGAAGCGCGTTCGGCTAGCTCGGCGGCGCGGGAATCGGGTTCTTGGCCAACGCCTCGGCCACCGCGTACAAGTTCGCGGCCATCGCCTTGCCCGTGGTGACCGACCACTCATGCCCGTGGTCGGTGTCGGTAAAGCTAGGACCAGGCCCCGGACCCATGTTCCAGTACGTCCACGCCTGCCCCGGCACGGTGTACCCGATGTCCCCCAACGCCCCGGCCACCTCGCTGATCACGTGGTGCGCCCCGTCCTCGTTCCCGGTCACCACGACACCCGCGACCCGGTTGTACGCCACCGGCCGACCCTCGTCGTCCTGCTCCGAGATCATGGCGTCCATCCGCTCCAGCACCCGCTGGGCGATCGACGACGGCCGCCCCACCCACGTCGGGGTCGCCACGACCAGG
This DNA window, taken from Saccharothrix variisporea, encodes the following:
- a CDS encoding nucleotidyltransferase family protein, whose protein sequence is MSGVQDQLLRTLTKVAKVLREQQIPFALSGGCAVYARGGPATEHDVDILVREEDAKPAVSALVAAGMRAADAPEDWLLKVYDGDSLVDLLFRPNEWPVTDETLSRAEELAVGSVTLPVMPATEVMISKLLVLDGHRCDFSELLPFARALREQIDWRRVREATAHSPYAEAFLVLIERLGITGAPDDR
- a CDS encoding DUF6480 family protein, with the protein product MTATPPDPDPARTPGLEPGGGVAPGDTPPESGQTSGVSHHEPQPSRGRNIAALVVVLLLTALALGFVVAQVMGWSNLF
- a CDS encoding NAD-dependent epimerase/dehydratase family protein, translated to MRIVVTGATGNVGTALLRRLAEEPDTTVHGVSRRPPEPEPPYDIAWTPVDIAKPGAEEPLADVMRGADAVVHLAWLIQPSHDEPMMYRTNVAGSDSVFRAALKAGVPHLVHMSSVGAYSPAAKNGLKDESWPTDGVSTSYYSRHKSAVEHQLDRIEREHPTMTVTRVRPSLILQPDAAAEVKRYFLGPLVPHLLFKLNVPILPLPKSMVLQFVHSDDVAEALVLVLRKKLGGAVNLASDPVITPQVLAEVMRSRHVPIPPLALRTAARLTWLAHLQPTSHGWVDLALTSPLLDTTRARDELGWTPRHNARDVLNELLDGLGRKEGVSASPPLKP
- a CDS encoding ZIP family metal transporter, with the translated sequence MFAAAGWGLLAGSALLVGALLGYLVRVPAGVIAAVMGFGSGVLMSAVAFDLIDEAHDLGGLVPTAGGAATGAVVYTAANVYLASRGARHRKRSGGQQPSESEQAGSGTAIAIGALLDGIPESVVIGASLIGGGGVSAVTVAAVFISNVPEGLSSAAGMRQAGRSRVYVFGLWTAIALVSGLAAMLGNVALAGADPAWLAGITAFAGGAILAMIADTMIPEAFEDAHLLVGLVTVAGFLTAFALSHT
- a CDS encoding flavodoxin family protein, whose protein sequence is MRAVVLHCTLKKSPERSNTELLSAVVENELRERGVEVHPIRVVDRNVPPGVVTDLGDGDEWPAIHEELLRSEILVVATPTWVGRPSSIAQRVLERMDAMISEQDDEGRPVAYNRVAGVVVTGNEDGAHHVISEVAGALGDIGYTVPGQAWTYWNMGPGPGPSFTDTDHGHEWSVTTGKAMAANLYAVAEALAKNPIPAPPS